One Paenibacillus riograndensis SBR5 DNA segment encodes these proteins:
- a CDS encoding DUF427 domain-containing protein, with protein sequence MGTQELQEVREQRPQKLNVKTDRIAKKVSVRWRGEIIAESTDVLLLHERGQLPVYYFPAGDVRNDLLTASDRKSFFPLKGEASYWSLQLGDEISENAAWSYEHPIPGREDIAGYYAFYWNAVDGWYEEEEEIFVHARDPYKRIDALRSSRHIEIYLNGVKLADSTRPVILFETGVPVRYYLPEDDLNTALLEFSDSKTACPYKGHASYRSVRIHDELHKDLVWTYASPIAEIPQIAGLFSFYNERVEIFVDGKRQPKQAWYRSALDFFNENEI encoded by the coding sequence ATGGGTACGCAGGAACTGCAAGAGGTTAGGGAGCAACGCCCGCAGAAGCTGAATGTAAAGACCGACCGTATTGCCAAAAAGGTGTCCGTACGCTGGCGCGGGGAGATCATTGCTGAATCAACAGATGTGCTGCTGCTGCATGAACGGGGTCAGCTTCCGGTCTATTATTTTCCTGCGGGGGATGTGCGGAATGATCTGCTGACGGCAAGTGACCGGAAGAGCTTTTTCCCTTTGAAGGGGGAGGCATCTTACTGGAGTCTTCAGCTGGGAGACGAAATCAGCGAGAATGCGGCATGGAGCTATGAGCATCCGATTCCGGGGCGTGAAGACATTGCGGGGTATTACGCTTTTTACTGGAACGCAGTTGACGGCTGGTATGAAGAAGAGGAAGAGATTTTTGTTCACGCCCGTGACCCTTACAAACGTATTGATGCGCTGCGCAGCTCACGGCATATTGAGATTTATTTGAACGGGGTGAAGCTGGCAGACAGCACCCGGCCGGTGATTCTTTTTGAGACTGGTGTGCCTGTACGCTATTATCTGCCGGAGGATGATCTTAATACCGCACTCCTGGAATTTTCGGATTCCAAAACTGCCTGCCCTTACAAGGGACACGCTTCTTACCGCTCAGTGCGTATTCATGATGAACTGCACAAGGATCTTGTCTGGACGTATGCCTCCCCGATAGCGGAAATTCCGCAGATTGCCGGTTTGTTCTCTTTTTACAATGAACGGGTTGAAATATTTGTTGACGGAAAGAGACAGCCAAAGCAGGCGTGGTACCGCAGTGCTCTGGACTTCTTTAACGAGAACGAAATATAA
- a CDS encoding IclR family transcriptional regulator, translating into MNGTQTLSRALDILFALAEESGTLTVSEIAQKVSIPESTTYRFLQTLEQNGIIERRGKNQIGLGLRILDLARSLNMQFQRDLLPLALPIMEKLTETVQETSVLFVRTGVNAVCIQNVKSRGLIQFSIENGRILPLHLGASGKCILAFENLKVTERIMSSLENDQERARLSVELEHIRARNYCITKGEVDPDVFAIAAPITDGQGPVIASLSVAGPSFRCNKEHDKAIIARVVSAAEELSALMGNKQGFNPDKKTQINS; encoded by the coding sequence ATGAACGGGACGCAGACATTAAGCCGTGCGCTGGATATTCTATTCGCTTTGGCGGAAGAAAGCGGAACTCTGACTGTGAGCGAAATCGCCCAGAAGGTGTCCATTCCGGAGAGCACGACATACCGCTTCCTGCAGACCCTGGAACAGAACGGAATTATAGAGCGGAGGGGGAAAAACCAGATTGGTCTGGGATTGCGCATCCTTGATCTTGCCCGCAGCCTGAACATGCAGTTTCAACGCGATCTGCTGCCGCTGGCGCTGCCTATTATGGAAAAGCTGACGGAAACTGTACAGGAAACCTCGGTGTTGTTTGTGCGCACAGGAGTGAATGCCGTATGCATTCAGAATGTAAAAAGCCGCGGTTTGATCCAGTTTTCAATCGAGAACGGGAGAATTCTGCCACTGCATCTGGGTGCATCAGGCAAGTGTATTTTGGCTTTTGAAAACCTCAAGGTTACGGAACGGATTATGTCTTCCCTTGAGAATGATCAGGAAAGAGCGCGCCTGAGCGTTGAACTTGAGCATATCCGCGCAAGGAACTACTGCATTACCAAAGGGGAAGTGGACCCTGATGTATTCGCAATCGCTGCTCCCATTACCGATGGGCAAGGGCCTGTCATCGCCAGCCTGTCTGTTGCCGGCCCCAGCTTCCGCTGTAATAAAGAGCATGACAAGGCAATTATTGCGAGGGTAGTGAGTGCTGCGGAAGAGTTGTCAGCTCTTATGGGGAATAAGCAGGGATTTAATCCCGACAAAAAGACTCAAATTAATAGTTGA
- a CDS encoding betaine/proline/choline family ABC transporter ATP-binding protein, with protein MTEAVAVEFRNVSKDYGSGSVLRNFNLTVPKGQIVTIIGPSGCGKTTLLKMINRLVEPSIGNVLVEGTDIGTLDAVELRRDIGYVIQQIGLFPHMTIEENISIVPKLKGAGKTERKERVDALLSLIGLPPEQYRKRYPHELSGGQQQRIGVARALASDPSIILMDEPFSALDPISRVQLQKELINLNQRLHKTIVFVTHDIDEALKIADRIILLNEGEVVQNSTPEELLAHPANDFVIEFVGQERFQPALPQGSAHHIMIDGLSIGSESPISEALEVMRINRVEGLAVIGKWGDLLGIVGIGEIGQHLPLDSRLKVGDLLQTDTVALQEHTPLSEVFELMRRSPILPVVDDDNRLIGTVTRSCVIEALGRHLHREVSSA; from the coding sequence ATGACTGAAGCTGTTGCGGTGGAGTTCAGAAATGTAAGCAAGGATTACGGCTCCGGCAGTGTGCTGCGGAACTTTAATCTCACTGTGCCGAAGGGGCAAATCGTAACGATAATCGGACCCTCCGGCTGCGGTAAAACAACACTGCTTAAGATGATCAACCGCCTGGTGGAGCCAAGCATCGGAAACGTGCTTGTAGAAGGAACAGATATCGGCACTTTGGATGCGGTTGAACTAAGACGTGATATCGGTTATGTCATTCAGCAAATTGGGCTGTTTCCCCACATGACGATTGAAGAGAATATCTCCATTGTTCCGAAGCTGAAGGGAGCGGGAAAGACCGAGCGTAAAGAACGGGTCGATGCTTTGCTGAGTCTCATCGGTCTGCCGCCGGAGCAGTACCGCAAACGGTATCCCCATGAATTAAGCGGCGGACAGCAGCAAAGAATCGGTGTCGCCCGGGCGCTCGCCTCTGATCCGTCGATTATTTTGATGGATGAGCCATTCAGTGCGCTGGACCCGATCAGCCGCGTACAGCTGCAAAAGGAACTGATCAATCTCAACCAGCGGCTGCACAAAACCATTGTTTTTGTAACGCATGATATTGATGAAGCGCTGAAAATTGCAGACCGGATCATCTTGCTGAATGAAGGTGAGGTGGTGCAGAACAGCACCCCGGAAGAGCTTTTAGCTCATCCGGCTAATGATTTTGTAATTGAATTTGTGGGACAGGAGCGGTTTCAGCCTGCTCTTCCGCAAGGTTCGGCCCACCATATTATGATCGACGGGCTGTCGATTGGCAGTGAATCCCCGATATCGGAGGCACTGGAGGTGATGCGGATCAACCGTGTGGAGGGACTTGCAGTCATTGGGAAATGGGGGGATCTGCTCGGCATTGTCGGCATCGGGGAAATCGGCCAGCACTTGCCGCTGGACAGCAGGCTGAAGGTTGGCGATCTCCTGCAGACAGACACGGTTGCGCTGCAGGAGCATACCCCTCTCTCCGAAGTATTCGAGCTGATGCGGAGAAGTCCAATTCTGCCGGTGGTCGATGATGATAACCGTCTAATCGGCACGGTAACCCGTTCCTGCGTCATAGAAGCGCTTGGACGCCATCTGCACCGGGAGGTGAGCAGCGCATGA
- a CDS encoding ABC transporter permease: MNHVWDTLVADWPMILDKTGEHMYLSLVSVCIAGLIAIPLGIYLTSRKSLANSIITIISAVQTIPSLALFGFMIPLVGIGTTPAIIALTLYALLPMLQNTYVGISGVNPALIEAGTGMGMTRWQMMTMIQLPIARSIIMAGVRLVAVQTISLATIATYIAAGGLGDIITRGIAMINTVTIMEGAIPVSLLVISVNFILLLLNRVLTPKGLRHLNKF, from the coding sequence ATGAACCACGTATGGGATACTCTGGTTGCCGACTGGCCGATGATCCTTGATAAGACCGGGGAGCATATGTACCTCTCACTAGTCTCGGTCTGCATCGCCGGACTGATTGCCATTCCGCTCGGCATTTATCTGACCAGCCGTAAAAGCCTGGCGAACAGCATCATTACGATCATCTCTGCGGTCCAAACCATTCCCAGTCTGGCTCTGTTCGGATTCATGATTCCGCTGGTCGGGATTGGAACCACACCCGCCATTATAGCCTTAACGTTATATGCCCTGCTGCCGATGCTTCAGAATACTTATGTGGGAATCAGTGGGGTCAATCCGGCTTTGATTGAGGCGGGCACGGGAATGGGCATGACCAGATGGCAGATGATGACTATGATCCAACTGCCGATTGCCCGCAGCATTATCATGGCTGGAGTCCGGCTTGTAGCCGTGCAGACGATCAGTCTGGCCACCATTGCCACCTATATCGCTGCCGGAGGCTTGGGTGATATTATCACGCGGGGGATTGCCATGATCAATACGGTTACGATTATGGAAGGTGCGATTCCGGTATCCCTGCTCGTCATTTCCGTCAACTTCATCTTGCTGCTGCTCAACAGGGTGCTTACCCCCAAAGGGCTGCGTCATTTGAATAAATTCTAA
- a CDS encoding ABC transporter substrate-binding protein, whose translation MTTDKPANTLARKGGRLLLTAALLLSAALAAAGCSNSKASGSSDTIVLATKGFAESDILANAFKLLIEEDTDLKTEVKKLDNTLLWNAIDTGDVDAYVEYSGTALINILKLDPEFDPDKAFQTVVAQLKEKNNLTALEPLGFNNTYVFAVRKETAEKYGLTTASQLAEKSGELIFGSSEEFLNRADAWPYVENIYKPKFKEIKSIQNKSLQYQAIDQKLIDVMLPYSTDSQLLTSGLVALEDDKHVFIPYDAFPIVRGQTLEEHPELKETLNKLAGKIDEATMQALNAEVEQEQKPAIDVAKEWLKSQALIK comes from the coding sequence ATGACCACAGATAAACCCGCGAATACACTGGCAAGAAAAGGAGGCAGGCTTCTTTTAACAGCAGCTCTTCTTCTTAGTGCGGCGCTGGCAGCGGCAGGCTGCTCCAACTCGAAGGCTTCCGGCAGCTCGGATACGATTGTGCTTGCAACCAAAGGTTTTGCCGAATCCGATATTTTAGCCAATGCCTTCAAGCTGCTGATCGAGGAGGATACGGATCTGAAAACAGAGGTCAAAAAGCTCGATAACACGCTGCTCTGGAATGCGATTGATACCGGTGATGTGGATGCATACGTGGAGTACAGCGGCACGGCGTTGATTAATATTCTGAAGCTTGACCCGGAGTTTGATCCGGACAAAGCTTTTCAGACTGTAGTAGCCCAGCTCAAAGAGAAGAATAATCTGACTGCCCTTGAGCCGCTTGGCTTCAACAACACTTATGTTTTTGCTGTTCGCAAGGAAACCGCAGAGAAGTACGGACTGACGACGGCTTCGCAATTAGCGGAGAAGTCCGGCGAGCTGATCTTTGGCTCCAGTGAAGAATTCCTGAACCGAGCGGATGCCTGGCCTTATGTAGAGAATATTTATAAACCGAAATTCAAGGAGATCAAATCGATCCAGAATAAATCACTGCAATATCAGGCCATTGACCAGAAGCTGATTGATGTGATGCTCCCTTACTCCACGGACAGCCAACTGCTGACAAGCGGTCTGGTGGCACTCGAAGACGACAAGCATGTGTTCATTCCCTACGATGCTTTTCCGATTGTCCGCGGCCAGACTTTGGAGGAGCACCCGGAGCTGAAGGAAACACTGAACAAGCTGGCCGGCAAAATTGACGAGGCCACAATGCAGGCACTTAACGCTGAGGTCGAGCAGGAGCAGAAACCGGCAATTGACGTAGCCAAAGAATGGCTGAAGAGCCAGGCGTTGATCAAATAA
- a CDS encoding LLM class flavin-dependent oxidoreductase: protein MSDVKRQLALGAMMFFPAGEHISSWRHPGSEAAALLDFDYYKRIVQTAERGRFDMFFYADELYVWDRFESGISHANSIRPEPFTLLSALAAVTTHIGLAATISTTYNDPYHIARKLASLDHLSGGRAAWNIVTSQTDEEARNFGKERHLQHELRYERAKEFVAVTQGLWDSWEEDACVFDKESGYFADKDKLHNLDFEGKHFKVKGPLNITRPPQGYPVLIQAGASEAGKEVAAATAEIVFAPGGTLAEGRALYADIKGRLAKYGRTADELKIFPALMPVIGITEEDAAEKLSVIENLTPDRLALDLLSHYIGTDVSSYPLDEPLPFLPEEEGFNQSKTGLLKIRSILEQENLTLLQLAKRVAVKRGIAGTPEQIADHIEEWFKSKAADGFNIAFTHLPGALDDFVNLVVPILQQRGLLRTEYEGTTLRAHLGLNTPASRYAKIGISPGAGSEQH from the coding sequence ATGAGCGATGTTAAACGGCAATTGGCGCTTGGGGCGATGATGTTTTTTCCGGCAGGGGAGCATATCTCCAGTTGGAGGCACCCGGGTTCCGAAGCAGCGGCACTTCTCGATTTCGATTATTACAAAAGGATTGTCCAGACGGCGGAGCGGGGACGGTTCGACATGTTCTTTTATGCCGATGAGCTGTATGTATGGGACCGCTTTGAGTCCGGGATCAGTCATGCCAACAGTATCCGGCCGGAGCCGTTCACGCTGCTGTCCGCCCTGGCGGCCGTGACGACCCATATTGGACTAGCCGCGACGATTTCAACTACTTACAACGATCCTTATCATATCGCCCGCAAGCTGGCTTCGCTTGATCATCTCAGCGGAGGCCGGGCCGCATGGAATATTGTCACTTCGCAGACAGATGAAGAGGCCCGGAATTTTGGCAAGGAGCGGCATCTGCAGCATGAGCTGCGCTATGAACGCGCCAAGGAATTTGTAGCGGTTACCCAAGGCTTGTGGGATAGCTGGGAAGAGGATGCGTGTGTTTTCGACAAGGAGAGCGGTTATTTTGCTGACAAAGATAAGCTCCATAACCTGGATTTTGAAGGGAAGCATTTCAAAGTTAAAGGGCCGCTTAATATTACCCGGCCTCCGCAGGGCTATCCTGTACTAATTCAGGCGGGGGCTTCTGAGGCCGGAAAAGAGGTTGCTGCTGCCACAGCAGAAATTGTGTTCGCCCCGGGTGGAACACTTGCCGAAGGCCGGGCGCTATATGCCGACATTAAGGGCAGACTTGCAAAATACGGACGTACAGCGGATGAATTGAAGATCTTTCCCGCCTTGATGCCGGTTATCGGGATAACGGAAGAGGACGCAGCGGAGAAGCTGTCAGTCATTGAGAACCTGACTCCAGACCGTCTGGCGCTGGATTTGCTGTCCCACTATATCGGGACCGATGTCTCCAGCTATCCGCTGGATGAACCTTTGCCCTTCCTGCCGGAGGAAGAGGGCTTCAACCAGAGCAAAACCGGTTTGCTCAAAATCCGCAGCATTCTGGAACAGGAAAATCTGACGCTGCTGCAGCTGGCCAAGCGGGTAGCGGTGAAGCGGGGCATTGCCGGAACTCCTGAACAAATCGCCGATCATATTGAAGAATGGTTCAAAAGCAAGGCGGCGGATGGCTTCAACATCGCCTTCACCCATCTTCCCGGAGCGCTTGATGATTTCGTCAATCTGGTAGTTCCCATACTCCAGCAGAGGGGCCTTCTGCGCACAGAGTACGAAGGCACAACGCTGCGTGCACATCTTGGACTGAACACACCGGCAAGCCGTTATGCCAAGATCGGGATCAGCCCTGGAGCGGGATCGGAGCAGCATTAG
- a CDS encoding urocanate hydratase, whose amino-acid sequence MGRITAARGGALRCKGWRQEALLRMLENVLENGENQRELIVYASLGKAARNWPSYLAIVDTLKRLEEDETLVIQSGKPIGVFKTHRQAPLVVMANCNLVGRWATSENFYELQDKGLIIWGGLTAAAWQYIGSQGVIQGTYEIFQSIARLHFGGNLRGRFILTAGLGGMGGAQPLAGTLAGAAILCVEVAEERIDKRIAAGYLQRKTDSLDEALAWIEIARRSGESVSVGLLGNAAEVYPELLRRGVQPDVVTDQTSAHDLLYGYIPEGYTPASAAAARKEDPARLQAAAGASIALEVKAMLQFKERGAIVFDNGNNIRSQAVQHGVPDAFEIDIFTEAFLRPLFAKAIGPFRWIALSGEPQDIRIIDELILQEFSDNEIVTNWIKLANDHIPFEGLPARIGWFGHKDRSRLAVAVNELVREGRLAGPVAFSRDHLDAAAMAHPNIMTERMKDGSDAVSDWPLLNAMLNCSSMADLVAIHSGGGGYAGYMTSAGVTIVADGTADSGLRLRTALDNDTGLGVLRYADAGYETSLAEAANKEIDRVDTGRYDDIPVD is encoded by the coding sequence ATGGGCAGAATTACGGCCGCCAGAGGCGGGGCACTGCGCTGCAAAGGCTGGAGACAGGAAGCGCTGCTGCGGATGCTGGAGAACGTGCTGGAGAATGGCGAGAACCAGAGAGAGCTGATCGTATATGCTTCTCTCGGTAAGGCGGCCCGCAATTGGCCTTCCTATCTGGCGATCGTCGATACACTGAAGAGACTGGAAGAGGATGAAACACTGGTGATCCAGTCCGGGAAGCCGATCGGCGTCTTCAAGACCCATCGCCAGGCTCCGCTGGTGGTGATGGCGAACTGCAATCTGGTCGGAAGATGGGCGACCAGCGAGAACTTTTATGAGCTTCAGGATAAAGGTTTGATTATTTGGGGCGGGCTGACTGCAGCCGCCTGGCAGTATATCGGTTCACAAGGTGTGATTCAGGGCACCTATGAAATATTTCAGAGTATTGCCCGGCTCCACTTTGGCGGCAATCTGCGCGGGCGCTTCATCCTGACTGCCGGGCTTGGGGGAATGGGCGGAGCGCAGCCGCTCGCAGGCACGTTGGCCGGTGCAGCCATTCTCTGCGTCGAGGTTGCAGAGGAACGGATCGATAAGCGGATTGCCGCCGGATATTTGCAGCGGAAGACAGACAGCCTGGATGAGGCGCTGGCCTGGATTGAGATTGCCCGGCGCAGCGGAGAGAGCGTCTCCGTCGGCTTGCTTGGGAATGCGGCTGAGGTCTACCCTGAGCTGCTGCGCAGAGGGGTTCAGCCGGATGTAGTCACGGACCAGACTTCTGCGCATGATTTGCTCTATGGTTATATCCCTGAGGGATATACTCCGGCTTCTGCTGCGGCAGCCCGCAAGGAGGATCCGGCAAGGCTGCAGGCTGCCGCCGGAGCATCCATCGCGCTTGAAGTGAAGGCGATGCTGCAGTTCAAGGAGCGGGGGGCCATCGTTTTCGATAATGGCAACAACATCCGCTCCCAGGCGGTTCAGCATGGTGTGCCTGACGCGTTTGAGATCGATATCTTTACCGAAGCGTTCCTGCGCCCGCTGTTTGCCAAGGCCATCGGGCCCTTCCGCTGGATCGCGCTCAGTGGCGAACCTCAGGATATCCGCATCATTGACGAGCTTATTCTGCAGGAATTCAGTGACAATGAAATTGTAACCAACTGGATTAAGCTCGCGAATGACCATATTCCGTTCGAAGGCTTGCCTGCACGGATCGGCTGGTTTGGACATAAGGACCGCAGCAGGCTGGCTGTAGCTGTTAATGAGCTGGTCCGGGAAGGCAGGCTTGCCGGACCGGTAGCTTTTTCCCGCGATCATCTGGACGCGGCGGCAATGGCACATCCCAACATTATGACGGAACGGATGAAGGATGGCAGCGATGCGGTCTCGGACTGGCCGCTCTTAAATGCGATGCTGAACTGCTCTTCCATGGCGGATCTGGTAGCCATTCATTCCGGCGGCGGGGGTTATGCCGGCTACATGACTAGTGCAGGAGTGACCATCGTCGCTGATGGAACGGCTGATAGCGGGCTGCGTCTGCGCACAGCGCTTGACAATGACACAGGTCTAGGGGTGCTGCGCTATGCGGATGCCGGCTATGAGACGTCTCTTGCAGAAGCTGCTAACAAAGAAATCGACCGGGTTGACACCGGACGATACGACGACATTCCGGTGGATTGA
- a CDS encoding DUF917 domain-containing protein, with translation MRELTRDDVFAAVKGGSVFASGGGGWVDHGLEIGHAALSIGRPKLLSVEELPDDAIILTCTAIGAPAGRDWQMLGKDYIRAVQLVIDHYDGKIAGVMTPQNGMSSTINGWLPAAALGLAVIDATGDIRAHPTGKMGSLGLASSIDYETIQAVAGGRPELGSYIELVVKGTPARTSNILRTASDMAGGFIAAARHPLPAKYIKEHAALGGISIALELGQAIIQAEPEGPEAVLKAVVRKTKGKILGRGKVISKNVRYSGAFDIGTIDVEVAKNVFRLHVMNEYMAVDDRSSKRLATFPDVITTIDAATGLPVSVGDVVEGMELAVFAIDKSRIPLSASVKDPTVYPEVEEVLGIDLQSYAFGKEKQNYA, from the coding sequence ATGAGAGAACTGACCAGGGATGATGTCTTCGCCGCTGTCAAAGGCGGCTCTGTATTTGCCAGCGGCGGCGGCGGCTGGGTCGATCACGGATTGGAGATCGGCCACGCTGCTTTAAGCATAGGACGGCCTAAGCTGCTGTCTGTAGAGGAACTGCCGGACGATGCGATTATTCTGACTTGTACCGCGATTGGTGCTCCGGCCGGCCGGGACTGGCAAATGCTCGGCAAGGATTATATCAGAGCTGTTCAATTGGTTATTGATCACTACGACGGCAAGATTGCCGGAGTGATGACACCGCAAAACGGCATGTCCAGCACGATTAACGGCTGGCTTCCCGCAGCGGCATTGGGGCTTGCTGTTATTGATGCGACCGGTGATATCCGTGCGCATCCTACCGGCAAAATGGGCTCGCTTGGCCTAGCCTCGTCCATTGATTATGAGACTATACAAGCGGTGGCCGGCGGCAGACCCGAGCTTGGCAGCTACATCGAGCTGGTCGTCAAGGGAACCCCCGCACGAACCTCCAACATCCTGCGCACCGCATCGGATATGGCGGGCGGATTCATTGCAGCGGCACGGCATCCGCTTCCGGCCAAGTACATTAAGGAGCATGCCGCGCTGGGTGGGATCTCGATTGCCCTTGAACTGGGTCAAGCGATTATTCAGGCAGAACCGGAAGGCCCGGAAGCGGTCTTAAAGGCGGTGGTACGCAAGACGAAGGGGAAGATCCTTGGGAGAGGTAAGGTGATTTCCAAAAATGTCCGTTACTCCGGCGCCTTCGATATCGGCACCATCGATGTGGAGGTCGCGAAAAATGTCTTCAGGCTGCATGTGATGAATGAATATATGGCAGTCGATGACCGCAGCAGCAAACGTCTGGCTACTTTCCCGGATGTCATTACCACAATCGATGCGGCTACGGGCCTGCCGGTCAGCGTTGGTGATGTGGTGGAAGGAATGGAGCTGGCGGTGTTCGCCATTGATAAATCCCGAATTCCTCTAAGCGCAAGTGTGAAGGACCCCACTGTGTATCCCGAGGTGGAGGAAGTGCTGGGCATAGATCTGCAAAGCTATGCCTTTGGCAAGGAGAAGCAGAATTATGCTTGA
- a CDS encoding HAL/PAL/TAL family ammonia-lyase, whose product MLEEAANSGGSATGIAGKVLQDLNPLVLDGNNLTIADVDSVARGRRAVVIDDGAWQRMEAARRTIFAVADQGLPVYGLNRGVGWNKDLEISPDFFEAYNRNLLLSHSAGVKPEADTDVVRAVMLARLNGLLTGAAGVQPELAGRYADFLNLGIHPVLPLRGSVGAADITSISHIGLAMIGEGEAHMDGSRVPALEALKAAGLAPLRLGPKDGLAVVSSNALSAGNGALALYDMEKLLETADRIYALSLEAIRGNVSPLDEAVHRKRPFPGQLKSLGIVRSSLAGSDLWTDYNPESLQDPLSFRDACQIHGAARDAHDFTSRQLVLHLNSSDDNPCVLSDEQRIVSCANYDPLSWTLGFEMLGSALHHVSKSSCHRIIKLGDPRFTGLTRFLTADTSRSVGFCTVQKTATSLDAEIRHLSNPVSADYLSLAGEIEDHAANSPYVVSKTREILDRLTYILAIELLHAAQAVDLRGGLTLGHASWAGYKSLRRAVPFLSEDRNQSEDIERAYRLLKDGTWLNDIHLALNTKASV is encoded by the coding sequence ATGCTTGAGGAGGCAGCTAATTCGGGAGGTTCAGCCACAGGGATTGCAGGAAAAGTCCTTCAGGACTTGAATCCCCTCGTTCTGGATGGGAACAATCTGACGATCGCAGATGTGGACAGTGTAGCCCGCGGCCGCAGGGCTGTTGTTATAGACGATGGAGCCTGGCAGCGGATGGAGGCGGCCCGCAGGACGATTTTTGCTGTTGCTGACCAAGGCCTGCCTGTATATGGACTGAACCGGGGAGTCGGCTGGAACAAGGATCTGGAGATCAGCCCGGATTTCTTCGAAGCCTATAACCGCAATTTGCTGCTGTCGCATAGTGCAGGGGTCAAGCCGGAGGCAGATACAGATGTGGTCCGGGCAGTCATGCTTGCCCGCTTGAACGGTTTGCTGACCGGGGCAGCCGGTGTACAGCCGGAGCTTGCCGGACGTTATGCTGATTTTCTTAACCTCGGCATCCATCCCGTTCTTCCGCTTCGCGGTTCTGTAGGCGCGGCAGATATTACTTCGATCTCCCACATTGGGCTGGCGATGATCGGCGAAGGCGAGGCCCATATGGACGGCAGCCGGGTTCCGGCGCTGGAAGCATTGAAGGCCGCAGGGCTGGCACCGCTGCGGCTTGGCCCCAAGGACGGACTGGCGGTGGTCAGTTCCAACGCGCTCTCAGCCGGGAATGGCGCGCTGGCGCTGTATGATATGGAAAAACTGCTGGAGACGGCTGACAGAATATATGCTTTGTCGCTTGAAGCCATTCGTGGCAATGTCAGTCCGCTGGATGAAGCGGTGCACCGCAAGCGCCCTTTTCCCGGCCAGTTGAAAAGTCTGGGAATTGTTCGAAGCAGCTTGGCAGGAAGCGACCTATGGACAGACTACAACCCCGAATCTCTGCAGGACCCGCTGAGCTTCCGCGATGCCTGCCAGATTCACGGTGCCGCCCGCGATGCCCATGATTTTACCTCCCGGCAGCTGGTGCTCCATCTGAACAGCTCGGATGATAATCCGTGTGTGCTGTCGGACGAACAGCGGATTGTATCCTGCGCCAATTATGATCCTTTGTCCTGGACGCTTGGATTCGAGATGCTGGGCAGTGCTCTGCACCATGTTTCCAAAAGCTCCTGCCACCGCATCATCAAGCTCGGAGATCCGCGTTTTACCGGTTTAACCCGGTTTCTGACGGCTGACACCAGCCGCTCCGTAGGCTTTTGCACCGTGCAGAAGACCGCGACGTCGCTGGATGCCGAAATCCGGCATCTGAGCAATCCGGTTTCCGCCGATTATCTGTCGCTGGCCGGAGAAATCGAGGATCATGCCGCCAACTCGCCGTATGTCGTGTCCAAGACAAGAGAGATTCTTGACCGGCTCACCTATATCCTGGCCATTGAACTGCTGCACGCGGCGCAAGCGGTTGATCTCCGGGGCGGTCTGACCTTGGGTCATGCCTCATGGGCCGGTTACAAGAGCTTAAGAAGGGCGGTGCCTTTTTTGAGTGAAGACCGCAATCAGAGTGAGGATATCGAACGTGCTTACCGGCTGCTAAAAGATGGAACATGGCTAAACGATATTCATCTAGCGCTGAACACAAAAGCATCAGTTTAG